In Hevea brasiliensis isolate MT/VB/25A 57/8 chromosome 13, ASM3005281v1, whole genome shotgun sequence, a single genomic region encodes these proteins:
- the LOC110652828 gene encoding uncharacterized protein LOC110652828 gives MTTKKSGRKMRGFMCQSTAATAVCTLNDPRSVIVPRRPERTLQQLLDNPSSSSSSSSRLLLKKSTNNGVEYSRLVESPMSFLPPAAANRSSSLLVSSIKKKEINNHNNSQENRPKPMLQNPTSMASSDQVFQWNWKFHLL, from the exons ATGACCACCAAGAAATCAGGCAGGAAGATGAGGGGCTTCATGTGCCAATCTACGGCAGCAACTGCTGTGTGCACATTGAATGATCCTCGCTCGGTGATCGTGCCAAGAAGGCCTGAGAGAACCCTCCAGCAGCTTCTTGATAATCCATCATCATCATCCTCATCATCATCAAGATTATTATTGAAGAAAAGTACTAATAATGGTGTTGAGTACTCTAGACTTGTAGAGTCTCCAATGAGTTTTCTTCCACCTGCAGCTGCTAACAGATCATCATCACTTCTTGTTTCTTCCATCAAGAAAAAAGAGATCAATAATCATAATAACAGCCAAGAAAACAGACCAAAACCTATGCTGCAGAATCCAACTTCAATGGCTTCATCTGACCAAGTTTTCCAG TGGAATTGGAAATTCCACCTCCTTTAA